The region GCAATCCTTCCAACAACATTGAACAACATGtccaaaaaagaagaaaaaaacacaGAAAACAAGCATCCTAAGATAGATCATTTTCTTAaggcttctctatcttcttatTTTCAGTAACAGGACCCAAACACTATGACTACCAAGTTTTACAGAACTATACAGTTTAATATAATGAGGCCAATCGTTAATTATCTGAAAAAGTTCAGCGGAGTTATAATCAATTGCTATATAATCCTACTGCAACAAGAAGGCGTCTAAGAATGACAAGCAGTGTAACCAAAAACTTAGTAGCAGGGGTATCCCTCAAGCCTAGAGAAACCAACATAGGAAATACATAATAATTAAGAAAGCAAGAGAAAAATAATCAAGTAATTGGAAAATAATAGAAGTATCATACTATGACGATGACGACTATCACGGGCTTTCAAATACTTCTGCTCGGCAGTTACAGATTCTAAAGCTTCCTTCAGTTCAGCAAGTTTGACATTAATGGGGTCCAAATGTTCTGTTAAGATCAGGGGAAAAGGAGAAGATAGCAATAATGTGAATGAAAGTTAAAAGGAATTATCAATAGTGTGGAATGTAAAGTAAAGTAAGACGAGACAAACCATCCTTCGCAAGGTCATGTTCAGTGGGAATATGGCCAACATGAATGTAGAAAGAGACTGTCTCTGGTGTCGAATAAGGATTgtggaaacaaaatttgtacATTCCACTTCTAGGGGCCTTAAACTCAAACTTGTCCCCAGATGTTCCTTTCAAAGTGTGCACGATATTTCCTGCTGGTGACGTTACCTACAACAATAAGCATCATGACAATTATTAACACTATCAAACTTTGAGCAGCTGATCTCAAATAATTATTAAAGCTTCAACATTCACATAGATTTAATGTGTGTTCATGAGTTAAGCTATGCAGTCACCTTAAAATACGGCTAAGCAAAAACATATTCTCAAATCTAAATGAGAAACCCACACTCTTAATTCTAAATACGGAATTCAAACTAGCAAAGCAATCCTTTAATTCAAACACATCTTAGAGTCAATTGAAGATCTATGAGCAAACCTTGTAATTTGCAAGTTAATGGTTTAGTGAAGAAATAGATATTCTAAGAATGTTACGTGCCATCTTAGTTAAATTACCAGCAAGTCACAGTTACAGGTTTAAAATAGTTAAGAGTTGGTAAAGGGTTCTCCTGTCACGTGACAATTAAAGTAGAAACATTGTAAAACTTTTCAAATCTTTTCTAGGTTGTCAAGTGACAGTGCTCAAAGTTGGCAGCCTGTGTAGGATGGCAAACTATAGTGGCCTCCAATTAACAAGACTGGGAAAGATATTTATTCTCCAGCCACAGACCTAACAAAAAAGTGCTCAAGCtaccaaacaaataaatcatcTTCTTCATAATTTGGGACATTAGGGTCACTTATACATCCATAGTATAGTACCTAACAGAAATGTAACTAGCACTCTGCCTGATGGCAGCTCAACTAACAAGCAGGAAACACGCAACGAATGAtatattttgatgaaaattcAACCTTTTTCatatagtatgaaattaatgcAGGACAAATTCCACATGTCATGTTCTCAACTATTATTGAGATTGCATTTGAAGAAAACAGTAAAAAGATTGAGCTAAATGTAGCTAACACATTTTTAATATCAGaatccatgaaaatctcgaaTTACTTGTTAAAGGTTTATCTTTTACAATGCACGATAACTATACTAGGTCTAATCACTAGTTAATCCAATTCCCAATTCACCAAACCTAGATCGTAGCTGGCACAATTGAATCAATTTTCACAGATCGAGACATGCAAAAATTAGGGGAAAACAAAAGGCTGAGAAAGATACCGTGAAGTCGATGCCGGGGTGATCGGAGCTCCAGAAAATATCGTGATCGACGACGACGAAATTCCCTGAAACGGTGTCGCCTTCGTACAAGACGTACTCGTAAATGCATTCGACGTCGTTTACGGTGACCGATAGCGCGGAGATATGGGTGAGCGTGGTGAGAAGGAGGAGGCCTAGAAGGGCGTAGGCTGCCCCGCCGCACCTCGGATTACCTCCAGTTGTCTCCATTGAACTCTACGATTCCGATGCCAAATTTTTGACTCAGCGGAGGTGTAATGATAATATGAAGCTCTGACGTGGAGTGGAGGATGCTTATTGGATGGAACAACGCAGTTATGACACCAATTATTAAGTTTGTTCGGACACACTCTGGTCAAATTATTAATCGTACTCCCTCGCTCTAaacaataatttcatttgtccacctcacaaattttaataaagaattaataaaaaaaaagaaaaaaaaatatatatatatatatatagggtagtgatctatggcaaacaccccttaaccaaataactagagaacaaattacAGCCACAAGATtataaaaatcaagggctagtattaatacatgtaattttagaatttaaaggagaaattagttctctctcaaaaatttactccacaataaccaAGCGGGGGTACAATGGTCATTGTATTATCATCTTGGATTCGGAGTTTTTGTGCTGGGAAATTTTCGAGAAATGTCTCAGATTTGGGCTCTCTTTCTGCTGCTTGCCTTTAGCTTGAAATCGTTATCTTCTCCAACTAAGAGTAGTCGTGTTAGTAGATCAAAAAAGGTGGTTGATGCGAAATCGAAACGAAAATCGGGGGGAAGGTATGATTTTGTATTGGAGAGAGGGGGGAAATGTGGATCAGAGGTGTGGGCATTGAGAAAATTGGTGAAGATGGAACGGCGGAGAGCGGATGCAACGGAGGTGGAGCGAGAAAGGGCGGCTTCTGCTACGGCGGCGGAGGAAGCCATGGGTATGATTCAGCGACTGCAACGCGAGAAGAACTCGATCCAGATGGGATACAATCAGCACCGTCGACTGTGCGAGGCCAGAGACGTTCACGATGAGGAAGTGATTCAGTCGTTGGAGTGGGTGCTATGGAGGCGCGAAGCCGAGCTCCGTTTGCTGCAGCAGGCACACCAGAGCTATCTATTATTTCACTTCAACAACAATGTATTGATAGTAATTTTTTAAGATACCAACTAGTAATATAAATGGAAAAATCTAGTCATAATTTTGAGTTCATGTATATTTCACACCACAAGCCACTTATCCAGAATTCCAGATCAATAGATCATATAGTAAGTACGATGTAACAGCAATCCGAACCATATTCTATACATCATCAATATAATCACTTcacttttgtaaacaagagtgaagtaaaatcataataagagtgatgtgttttgtaaacaagagtgaagtaaaatcataataagagtgatgtgttttgtaaacaagagtgaagtaaaatcataataagagtgatgtattttgtaaataagagtgatgtgtttaataaacaagagtgaagtaaaatcagaataagagtgatgtgttttgtgcacaagagtgaagtaaaatcagagtaagagtgatgtgttttgtaaacaagagtgaagtaaaatcagaataagagtgatgtgttttgtgaacaagagtgaagtaaaatcagagtaagagtgatgtgttttgtgaacatgagtgaagtaaaatcagagtaagaatgatgtgttttgtaaacaagagtgaagtaaaatcagaataagagtgatgtgttttgtaaacaagagtgaagtaaaatcagagtaagagtgatgtcttttgtgaacgagagtgaagtaaaattagaataagagtgatgtgttttatgaacatgagtgaagtaaaatcagagtaagagtgatgtgttttgtgaacaagagtgaagtaaaatcagaataaaagtgatgtttttgtgaacaagagtgaagtaaaatcagaatgagtgatgtgttttgtgaaaaagagtgaagtaaaatcagaataacagtgatgtgttttgtgaacaagagtgaagtgaaattagagtaagagtgatgtgttttgtaaacaagagtgaagtaaaatcagaataagagtgatgtgttttgtaaacaagagtgaagtaaaatcagagtaagagtgatgtgttttgtgaacaagagtgaagtaaaatcagaataagagtgatgtgttttgtgaacatgagtgaagtaaaatcagagtaaaagtgatgtattttgtgaacaagagtgaagtaaaatcagaataagagtgatgtgttttgtaaacaagagtgaagtaaaatcagagtaagagtgatgtgttttgtgaacaagagtgaagtgaaatcagagtaagagtgatgtgttttgtaaacaagagtgaagtaaaatcagaataagagtgatgtgttttgtaaacaagagtgaagtaaaatcagagtaagagtgatgtgttttgtgaacaacagtgactatattgattttttttctcatatccaTGAAGCTGCTGCAGCCGAAATAAGGTCTAAGATTCGTGAGGATAGACCGCAACAACTTGCTGCAGCTACAAGTGAAATAAGGTCAAAAGATCGACAAGATGTCATTCGAACAACAACTTCTCCAGAAATAAGGTCCAAAAACAAACATGATATGCATCAAAAACAGAATCCAGAGAgtgagttatttaattatttagtatctTAGTGACATATATTATGTATTGGTCAGAGtcattaatgtataattttgagctatattaagtgtgtattcatGAATTTGACCACTTTTTTTGTATGTCTTCCAGCCTCAAAGCGTGGGAGGTCACAAACCAACGATGAACAAGAAATGCCTGCCAGAAAGAAATAGGATAAAAGAAAGAGTGTTAAAGATATTAGTTGTAAAATCAGAAGACCTGAATTGGTCATAAAGATAGGGGTGAAAGTTCTAGTTGAAGCCATTGAGAAGATGAACTCCAAGCAAATAGCTGCTCTGGAAGAGATGGGTTTTGGACAGCTTGTGCATTTGAAGATTCGAAGTATTCCTCCTGAGATGGCATTTTCACtcattgaaaattttaatcatgacAACTGCTCCAGAATAAAACTTGTTGATGATCAACCATTACACATCACTGAGGAGGATGTGTATGCTACGTTGGGACTGACAAGAGGAGAGTTGATGATAAAAAGGGAAAAGAGGCATGAAATGAATGATGTGATGATGATCGTTGTAAAGGCTAAGAAGAACAAATTTGCAATAACCCCAACTGATTTACAAGAGCAGCTTGATAGTGATCTAGAAGGTGGTGAgtggtttaagaaaatatttcttattATGTTGGACAATGTTCTGATCTCACCAACTGCCAACGGAAAATGTCTTGGCCGTATTTTGGATGATATTGGCAACATTTCCAATGTGAGGCAGTACAATTGGTGAAGCTACGTGTTGGATACACTAATCACAGCACATGATAGCTGGAAACTCAAGAACAAATCCATCTCATTCACTGGACCCATCACTTTCCTATTGGTGAGTTTTCTATTTTAACAACtcctttatagtgaagtaaaaacatgcttagagtgaagtaaaatcatatttagagtgatgttttatcagagtaagagtgatatgttttgtgaacaatagtgaagtaaaatcagaataagagtgatgtgttttgtgaacaagagtgaagtaaaatcagaataagagtgatgtgttttgtgaacaagagtgaagtaaaatcataataagagtgatgtgttttatgaacaagaatgaagtaaaatcagagtaagagtgatgtgttttgtgaacaagagtgaagtaaaatcagaataagagtgatgtgttttgtgaacaagagtgaagtaaaatcagaataagagtgatgtgttttgtaaacaagagtgaagtaaaatcagaataaaagtgatgtttttgtgaacaagagtaaagtaaaatcagaatgagtgatgtgttttgtgaaaaagagtgaagtaaaatcagaataagagtgatgtgttttgtgaacaagagtgaagtaaaatcagaataagagtgatatattttgtgaacaagagtgaagtaaaatcagaataagagtgatgcgttttgtgaacaagagtgaagtaaaatcatactaagagtgaagtgcttgtaatgcattttattattgatcTGTTTTTGCAGGCTTGCTATGTAGATAGGGTTGTTTACCGAACAAGATTGGTGGTTAGAAGATTCCCAACTGTCCGGAACTGGACAACATCCATTCTTAAGGAGAGAGCACAAATGGAATTCGATAATGGAGGCATCATTGGCAGAGGAAGCATAGAAAGTATTATTGACCCTGTCTCCATTGAATCTTTATATGTCAACAAGGATTCAATATCTGTCCCTACCTCTGTCCCTTCCACCACAACTGGAAATACTATACCAATAGCCAAAGTAGCTGAAGCTCCTTTAACTGATGAAGCCCCCCCTTCAACTGATGCACCTCCTTCGTCTGATGAAATCAAAAGTTCAATTAGGGAGGCTGCAAATGCTATTACTAAAATGATGAGGTATATAAAGGATGCTCCAGCAAATACCAATGACACCAATTGCTTCAAAGTTGCA is a window of Salvia splendens isolate huo1 chromosome 3, SspV2, whole genome shotgun sequence DNA encoding:
- the LOC121797407 gene encoding transmembrane emp24 domain-containing protein p24beta3-like, encoding METTGGNPRCGGAAYALLGLLLLTTLTHISALSVTVNDVECIYEYVLYEGDTVSGNFVVVDHDIFWSSDHPGIDFTVTSPAGNIVHTLKGTSGDKFEFKAPRSGMYKFCFHNPYSTPETVSFYIHVGHIPTEHDLAKDEHLDPINVKLAELKEALESVTAEQKYLKARDSRHRHTNESTRRRVIFYTVGEYLLLALVSGLQVVYIRRLFSKSVAYNRV